From the Malaclemys terrapin pileata isolate rMalTer1 chromosome 13, rMalTer1.hap1, whole genome shotgun sequence genome, one window contains:
- the LOC128847198 gene encoding uncharacterized protein LOC128847198 isoform X4, which translates to MLRGTSIYISYRSVRSASPRAARPVGPLGQGLLLARKARRSARRGSSPSPPKTCVISLRQDRAVTCPVFISVRRVARATSSLWAARTCCCCCRRRLRRRDSPLGSERAAPRGGARLGDGTLPRQLTMSLPAKRCGRPPVLSCLEKKKRKQSLDRRRGKTRIYVGNHIDRWLTLKEKLDFRNDAEVAGFLLDLYDNYDPLSKASICSLPEDVRRITVKGERELPDDTSLIAADGTYDNDDQLSKESTCSGPEDVRIITVKEERDLPDDCSTETDDT; encoded by the exons ATGCTGCGGGGCACTTCAATTTACATTTCCTATCGCTCTGTCCGCAGCGCTTCTCCGCGGGCTGCCCGGCCCGTAGGACCCCTTGGTCAGGGGCTGCTGCTCGCCCGAAAGGCGAGACGGTCCGCGCGgcggggctcttccccctccccacccaaaacgTGCGTCATCAGCCTGCGCCAGGACCGGGCGGTCACGTGTCCCGTGTTTATCTCGGTTCGGCGGGTCGCGCGCGCGACCTCGTCGCTCTGGGCCGCGCGcacctgctgttgctgctgccggCGGCGGCTCCGACGCCGTGACTCCCCGCTGGGAAGCGAGCGAGCGGCCCCACGGGGAGGGGCGCGGCTGGGAGACGGGACCCTGCCCCGCCAG CTTACAATGTCATTACCGGCAAAGAGATGTGGTAGACCCCCTGTACTGTCCTGCttggaaaagaaaaagaggaagcaAAGTCTCGATAGAAGAAGAGGGAAAACAAGAATCTATGTGGGAAATCATATTGATAGATGGTTGACACTTAAGGAAAAATTGGATTTCAGAAATGATGCAGAAGTTGCAGGATTTTTACTAGATTT ATATGACAACTATGACCCATTGTCAAAAGCATCAATATGTTCCCTGCCTGAAGATGTGAGAAGAATTACAGTGAAAGGGGAAAGAGAGTTGCCAGATGACACTTCTTTAATAGCAGCGGATGGAAC GTATGACAATGATGACCAATTGTCTAAAGAATCTACTTGTTCTGGACCCGAAGATGTAAGAATCATAACTGTGAAAGAAGAGAGGGATTTGCCTGATGACTGTTCAACTGAGACTGATGACAC ATAA
- the LOC128847198 gene encoding uncharacterized protein LOC128847198 isoform X3, with protein sequence MLRGTSIYISYRSVRSASPRAARPVGPLGQGLLLARKARRSARRGSSPSPPKTCVISLRQDRAVTCPVFISVRRVARATSSLWAARTCCCCCRRRLRRRDSPLGSERAAPRGGARLGDGTLPRQLTMSLPAKRCGRPPVLSCLEKKKRKQSLDRRRGKTRIYVGNHIDRWLTLKEKLDFRNDAEVAGFLLDLYDNYDPLSKASICSLPEDVRRITVKGERELPDDTSLIAADGTYDNDDQLSKESTCSGPEDVRIITVKEERDLPDDCSTETDDTAVFFEATTPSVDSTDFFYCNTNSN encoded by the exons ATGCTGCGGGGCACTTCAATTTACATTTCCTATCGCTCTGTCCGCAGCGCTTCTCCGCGGGCTGCCCGGCCCGTAGGACCCCTTGGTCAGGGGCTGCTGCTCGCCCGAAAGGCGAGACGGTCCGCGCGgcggggctcttccccctccccacccaaaacgTGCGTCATCAGCCTGCGCCAGGACCGGGCGGTCACGTGTCCCGTGTTTATCTCGGTTCGGCGGGTCGCGCGCGCGACCTCGTCGCTCTGGGCCGCGCGcacctgctgttgctgctgccggCGGCGGCTCCGACGCCGTGACTCCCCGCTGGGAAGCGAGCGAGCGGCCCCACGGGGAGGGGCGCGGCTGGGAGACGGGACCCTGCCCCGCCAG CTTACAATGTCATTACCGGCAAAGAGATGTGGTAGACCCCCTGTACTGTCCTGCttggaaaagaaaaagaggaagcaAAGTCTCGATAGAAGAAGAGGGAAAACAAGAATCTATGTGGGAAATCATATTGATAGATGGTTGACACTTAAGGAAAAATTGGATTTCAGAAATGATGCAGAAGTTGCAGGATTTTTACTAGATTT ATATGACAACTATGACCCATTGTCAAAAGCATCAATATGTTCCCTGCCTGAAGATGTGAGAAGAATTACAGTGAAAGGGGAAAGAGAGTTGCCAGATGACACTTCTTTAATAGCAGCGGATGGAAC GTATGACAATGATGACCAATTGTCTAAAGAATCTACTTGTTCTGGACCCGAAGATGTAAGAATCATAACTGTGAAAGAAGAGAGGGATTTGCCTGATGACTGTTCAACTGAGACTGATGACAC TGCTGTGTTCTTCGAGGCAACCACACCATCAGTCGACTCTACTGATTTCTTTTACTGCAATACCAACAGTAACTGA